A genomic window from Oceanobacillus timonensis includes:
- a CDS encoding 3-hydroxyacyl-CoA dehydrogenase/enoyl-CoA hydratase family protein has translation MTYAIKQVAVIGSGVMGSGIAAHLANVGLTVTMLERVPDALTDKEEKQGLSLEDKQVRNRLVNDSKKKLLKQKPLPITSKKSLDLIRTANLEDDLALLSEADWIIEVIVEDLEAKKELFKKVDTHRREGTIVSSNTSGISVEAMIAVTSEDMQAHFLGTHFFNPPRYLKLLEVVPTSHTKQDVLSFMKTFGEDVLGKGVVEAKDTPNFIANRIGTYGLLVTVQEMEKQGLSVGEVDSITGPFIGRPKSATFRTLDVVGIDTFYHVADNVYHQVSHSKEKEIFTVPDFLKQMVEKGWIGAKSGKGFYEKKKDKTIVEINPRTLEYQERKKLKTAATELAKQEKGLNRKMKALVRQKGDKASEFIWSIIKPVLLYAADLVGEIADDIVSIDDAMKWGFGWELGPFEIWDAIGVCTSVERMQKENESVPNWVLDMLEKGNKTFYKQEKGNSYFFHEHAYQLKEVNQKEISLAAIKEQKDVIKKNTGASLIDMGDDVALLEFHSKSNAIGLDIIQMVNESIEEVNKNYKGLVIGNQAKNFCVGANLAMMLMEAQDDNIFELDLVVRQFQNMTMQIKYADKPVVVAPFNMTLGGGAEVSLPAAAIQASPETYMGLVEFGVGLIPGGGGTKELYLKELRHLPEGVDMDLSKVANDVFEKVATAKVSTSAREAMENGYLNKNDRISKNPDHVLYDAKKRVLSLYHAGYEKPVREKIPVVGEPGYAAMVMGAKSLYYGGYASEHDLKIAEKLAYVLSGGRISEGAVIDEQVMLDLEREAFLSLIAEPLTQQRMQHMLVKGKPLRN, from the coding sequence ATGACATATGCCATTAAACAAGTAGCTGTAATCGGTTCGGGAGTGATGGGTTCGGGTATTGCTGCGCATTTAGCCAATGTGGGGTTAACAGTAACGATGCTGGAGAGAGTGCCGGATGCTTTAACAGACAAAGAAGAAAAACAGGGGCTCTCGTTGGAAGACAAACAGGTCAGGAATCGACTCGTCAACGATAGTAAAAAGAAACTGTTGAAACAAAAGCCATTACCGATTACGTCTAAAAAAAGCTTAGACTTGATTCGTACTGCCAATTTAGAGGATGATCTAGCGTTATTGTCAGAAGCGGACTGGATCATTGAAGTTATTGTGGAGGATCTGGAAGCAAAAAAAGAGCTGTTTAAAAAGGTGGACACACATCGCCGTGAAGGAACGATTGTCAGTTCTAATACATCCGGCATTTCCGTAGAGGCGATGATTGCAGTTACATCAGAAGATATGCAGGCGCATTTTTTAGGGACACACTTTTTTAACCCGCCGCGCTATTTGAAATTATTAGAAGTTGTTCCGACAAGTCATACCAAACAAGACGTACTTTCCTTTATGAAAACATTCGGGGAGGATGTGCTAGGGAAAGGAGTTGTCGAAGCAAAGGATACACCCAATTTTATTGCGAATAGAATTGGAACTTATGGACTTCTGGTTACTGTACAGGAAATGGAAAAACAGGGACTTAGCGTCGGGGAAGTAGATTCGATTACCGGCCCGTTTATCGGCAGACCAAAAAGTGCGACATTTCGTACCTTGGATGTCGTGGGGATTGATACATTCTATCACGTAGCAGATAATGTTTACCACCAAGTATCTCATTCAAAAGAAAAAGAAATTTTTACAGTGCCGGACTTTTTAAAACAAATGGTTGAAAAGGGCTGGATTGGTGCCAAGAGCGGAAAAGGGTTCTACGAGAAAAAGAAGGATAAAACGATTGTAGAAATAAATCCACGTACACTCGAATATCAGGAAAGAAAAAAGCTGAAAACAGCAGCGACTGAATTAGCTAAACAGGAAAAGGGATTAAACAGAAAAATGAAAGCGCTTGTACGACAAAAAGGAGATAAAGCTTCTGAATTTATCTGGTCGATTATAAAGCCGGTGTTGTTATACGCTGCTGATTTAGTCGGAGAAATCGCTGATGATATTGTATCCATTGACGATGCAATGAAATGGGGGTTCGGATGGGAATTAGGTCCATTTGAGATTTGGGATGCGATTGGCGTATGCACTTCTGTGGAGCGTATGCAGAAAGAAAATGAATCTGTGCCAAACTGGGTGTTGGATATGCTGGAGAAGGGAAATAAAACCTTTTATAAACAGGAAAAGGGGAATAGTTACTTTTTCCATGAGCACGCCTACCAGCTAAAAGAAGTAAATCAGAAAGAAATCTCCTTGGCAGCTATCAAGGAACAAAAGGATGTTATCAAGAAAAATACTGGTGCCAGTTTGATAGATATGGGGGATGATGTTGCTTTATTAGAATTTCATTCCAAAAGTAATGCGATCGGGCTTGATATTATTCAGATGGTCAATGAATCTATTGAAGAAGTGAATAAAAATTACAAAGGACTTGTTATCGGTAATCAGGCGAAGAACTTTTGTGTTGGTGCTAATTTAGCCATGATGCTGATGGAAGCGCAGGATGATAATATATTTGAATTAGACTTGGTGGTCCGCCAGTTTCAGAATATGACGATGCAGATTAAATATGCGGATAAACCAGTCGTTGTTGCCCCATTTAATATGACATTAGGCGGAGGTGCAGAAGTATCTTTGCCGGCTGCAGCGATTCAGGCTTCTCCGGAAACGTATATGGGACTGGTAGAGTTTGGCGTCGGTCTGATTCCTGGTGGAGGAGGTACAAAAGAGCTTTATTTAAAAGAATTGCGTCATCTCCCTGAAGGAGTAGACATGGACTTGTCCAAAGTTGCGAACGATGTGTTTGAAAAGGTAGCAACGGCTAAAGTGTCCACTTCTGCTAGAGAAGCAATGGAAAATGGCTATTTGAATAAAAATGACCGTATCAGCAAAAATCCGGATCATGTTCTTTATGATGCGAAAAAGCGTGTATTGTCTTTATATCATGCAGGTTATGAAAAACCTGTCCGGGAAAAAATCCCTGTTGTCGGCGAACCTGGCTATGCAGCGATGGTGATGGGAGCGAAATCATTGTATTATGGCGGCTATGCTTCTGAGCATGATTTGAAAATTGCTGAAAAATTAGCTTACGTCTTATCTGGCGGAAGAATTAGTGAAGGTGCAGTGATTGATGAACAAGTCATGCTTGATTTGGAAAGAGAGGCATTCTTAAGCCTGATTGCAGAACCGCTGACACAGCAGAGAATGCAGCATATGCTCGTTAAAGGGAAGCCGTTGCGTAATTAA
- a CDS encoding metal ABC transporter ATP-binding protein → MTAPVVSMSNINFHYESRKVLDNINFEIPKGAFMGLVGPNGGGKTTLVRLILGLEKPETGEIMVFGQPIQKLKDKAQIGFVSQKAGAFNKGFPATVYEVVASGLTAQLGYLKFLKKKDKQKIHDAIAQVGMTEYTKQNIGNLSGGQQQRIFIARALVSDPELIILDEPTVGIDYENVKIFYELLYKLNTEFKKTLLLVTHDTGTMTEYATDIVCLNKSMHFHGNPDEYASLTEADFSQIYGHPVSLVTH, encoded by the coding sequence ATGACAGCACCTGTTGTGTCCATGTCTAATATTAACTTCCATTATGAATCTCGTAAAGTTTTGGATAATATAAATTTTGAAATCCCCAAAGGGGCTTTCATGGGATTAGTCGGTCCGAATGGCGGCGGTAAAACAACATTAGTCCGGTTGATTCTAGGCTTAGAAAAACCGGAAACGGGTGAAATAATGGTTTTTGGACAACCTATTCAAAAACTGAAAGACAAAGCACAAATCGGTTTTGTTTCTCAAAAAGCTGGTGCTTTTAATAAAGGATTTCCTGCAACTGTCTATGAAGTAGTTGCTTCTGGACTCACTGCACAGCTTGGCTACTTGAAATTCTTAAAGAAAAAGGATAAGCAAAAAATTCATGATGCCATTGCCCAGGTCGGCATGACAGAGTACACGAAGCAAAATATCGGGAACTTATCCGGCGGTCAGCAGCAGCGAATCTTTATAGCACGTGCCCTGGTCAGCGATCCTGAATTAATTATTCTGGACGAACCGACTGTAGGAATTGACTATGAAAATGTAAAAATATTTTATGAACTGCTCTATAAGCTGAATACCGAATTCAAAAAAACATTACTACTGGTAACACATGATACAGGCACAATGACTGAGTATGCGACAGATATTGTTTGTTTAAATAAAAGCATGCATTTTCACGGCAATCCGGATGAGTATGCATCCCTTACAGAAGCAGACTTTTCTCAAATTTACGGTCACCCAGTCAGCCTTGTTACGCACTAA
- a CDS encoding metal ABC transporter permease: MLLDFLTYPFLRYTFLTGILIGIIAPLLGTFIVVRRQSLIADALSHVTLAGISFGLMAEKKYGWVVSPIYSGMFFSVLGSIFIEKLRTVYKAYQEISIPIILSAGVGLSVIFISVADGFNTDLFNYLFGSVSAVTVNDFYVISGVTVFVLFVIWLFYKELFTMSFDEEQATIGGLHVKWINLLFIVLTALVIAASIRIVGVLLVSALMTLPVAASMRLAKGFKQMIFLSILFGEIAVVFGIISGYYLDIPPGGTIVMTSLVILFIAIGLKKLRK; this comes from the coding sequence ATGCTTTTGGATTTTTTAACTTACCCTTTTCTAAGATATACGTTTCTTACCGGTATCTTAATTGGAATTATCGCACCACTACTCGGCACTTTTATTGTTGTGAGACGTCAATCATTGATTGCGGACGCACTCTCACACGTTACCTTAGCCGGTATATCATTTGGTCTAATGGCTGAAAAAAAATATGGATGGGTTGTTTCACCAATATACAGCGGGATGTTTTTCTCTGTTTTAGGTTCTATTTTCATTGAGAAACTGCGTACGGTCTACAAAGCCTATCAGGAAATTTCTATACCGATTATTCTATCTGCCGGTGTCGGATTAAGTGTCATTTTCATTTCCGTTGCAGATGGGTTCAATACAGACTTGTTCAACTATCTGTTCGGATCTGTGTCTGCTGTCACTGTAAATGATTTTTATGTTATTTCCGGCGTAACCGTCTTTGTTCTTTTTGTTATCTGGCTCTTCTATAAAGAATTATTTACGATGTCTTTTGATGAAGAACAAGCTACTATTGGCGGATTACATGTAAAGTGGATTAATTTGCTGTTTATTGTACTGACAGCTCTTGTCATCGCAGCATCTATCCGAATTGTCGGCGTATTATTGGTTTCTGCACTGATGACTTTGCCCGTTGCAGCAAGTATGCGGCTGGCTAAAGGTTTTAAACAAATGATTTTTCTATCGATTCTTTTTGGTGAGATTGCGGTTGTATTCGGGATTATCTCGGGTTATTATTTAGATATCCCACCAGGAGGAACCATTGTCATGACATCGCTCGTTATTTTATTCATCGCGATAGGATTGAAAAAGTTACGAAAATAA
- a CDS encoding Fur family transcriptional regulator, with protein sequence MNLQEAITVLKEKGYKTTGKRKDILEFFSSEDGYRSAKDLIAHLEKKYGAVSFDTIYRNLHLYNDLGILEKTDLEGEKNFRLSCSHHHHHHFICTDCGKTKEIEVCPMDSATSELKDYEIDDHKFEIYGKCPACLHA encoded by the coding sequence ATGAATCTTCAAGAAGCAATTACTGTGTTAAAAGAAAAAGGATATAAAACAACAGGAAAACGGAAAGATATCTTGGAATTCTTCTCTTCAGAAGATGGATATCGTTCTGCTAAAGATTTGATTGCTCATCTCGAAAAAAAATATGGTGCAGTCAGTTTTGATACCATCTATCGTAACCTGCACTTATATAATGATTTAGGGATACTGGAAAAAACAGATTTGGAAGGAGAAAAAAACTTCCGGCTGAGCTGCAGTCACCATCATCACCATCATTTTATCTGTACAGACTGCGGTAAAACAAAAGAAATTGAAGTCTGCCCAATGGACTCTGCTACTTCTGAATTGAAAGATTATGAAATAGATGATCATAAATTCGAAATTTATGGCAAATGTCCTGCTTGCCTTCATGCTTAA
- a CDS encoding SH3 domain-containing protein, with translation MRKSSKFRLSLLFIAGVVFIAFVLIMQRQFNNPDFDYQNETAAVSSTENDDEAEETDADDETTNASESDEESEDTEEAEDSEEDTNNEDGENHQVTADQLNIYSNPSTDSQVLATLGTNDSVQVIGEQDEYEWIEVAYEDVTGYVNAGYLEPVE, from the coding sequence ATGCGTAAAAGTAGTAAATTTCGATTATCATTATTGTTTATCGCGGGAGTCGTATTTATTGCGTTTGTTTTGATTATGCAGCGGCAATTCAACAATCCAGATTTTGATTATCAAAATGAAACAGCAGCAGTCAGCTCGACGGAAAACGATGATGAAGCAGAGGAAACAGATGCAGATGATGAAACAACAAACGCTTCTGAATCTGATGAAGAGTCAGAAGATACGGAGGAAGCGGAAGACTCCGAAGAAGACACGAACAATGAAGATGGAGAGAATCATCAGGTAACAGCAGATCAATTAAATATCTACAGCAATCCCAGTACAGACAGCCAAGTTTTAGCAACCTTGGGTACAAATGATAGCGTTCAGGTTATCGGGGAACAAGATGAGTATGAGTGGATAGAAGTCGCTTATGAAGATGTCACCGGTTATGTAAACGCCGGGTACTTGGAACCTGTTGAATAA
- a CDS encoding VLRF1 family aeRF1-type release factor: MKNIQDVVKELENVRGTGANKIFTMYLNTDLSDPDQQSGEWKIHLKNGLNNFEHYLKEADDQEELKNYQKVKKYVKDFIGEIERNLMRGVIIIASADGEVWFAERVQMHLENEFQWQETPVLEQLKALSEKYPRTGIILVQQNQVKLIDTNLNQVKDTAEYELDVEEDTWKIKQGPRQGRSATGLGSGNLQKDLFNDRYEANQYRWYKSIAPKLDKQAKDRDWKRIFIVGEAPASKTIETEMNKEIEEVILKNMLDHEESKILETVLD; encoded by the coding sequence ATGAAAAATATACAAGATGTTGTAAAAGAATTAGAAAATGTAAGAGGTACTGGAGCAAATAAAATATTTACGATGTACTTGAATACTGATTTAAGCGATCCAGATCAGCAAAGTGGAGAGTGGAAAATTCATCTGAAGAATGGATTAAATAATTTTGAGCATTATTTAAAAGAAGCAGATGACCAAGAAGAACTTAAAAATTACCAAAAAGTGAAAAAGTACGTAAAAGATTTTATAGGGGAAATAGAAAGAAATCTGATGCGCGGAGTTATTATCATTGCTTCTGCCGATGGGGAAGTATGGTTTGCTGAACGTGTCCAGATGCATTTGGAAAATGAATTTCAATGGCAAGAAACCCCTGTTTTAGAGCAATTAAAAGCTCTATCCGAAAAATATCCGCGGACAGGTATTATTCTTGTGCAGCAAAACCAGGTGAAATTAATTGATACGAATTTAAATCAAGTAAAAGATACAGCAGAATATGAATTAGATGTGGAAGAAGACACATGGAAAATAAAACAAGGCCCTCGTCAAGGAAGGTCTGCAACAGGACTCGGTTCAGGGAACTTACAAAAAGATTTGTTTAATGACCGCTATGAAGCCAATCAATACCGCTGGTATAAAAGCATTGCCCCAAAGCTGGATAAGCAGGCAAAAGACCGGGATTGGAAGCGAATCTTTATTGTTGGCGAAGCACCAGCTTCCAAAACAATAGAAACGGAAATGAATAAAGAAATAGAAGAGGTCATTTTAAAGAATATGCTGGATCATGAAGAAAGTAAGATTTTAGAAACGGTGCTTGATTAA
- a CDS encoding hemolysin family protein, whose translation MINLLAVAVLIALTAFFVMSEFAIVKIRSTQLEPHIAAGKKSAAMAKNVVTHLDEYLSACQLGITITALGIGRLAEPTFERMLHPLLETVHIGPGFVTTLSIIISILIATFLHVVIGELAPKTLAIQKAEKVTLMTARPLTWFYRLMFPFIWFLNGSARLLTKAIGLKPMSGHEETHTEEELRLILADSYKSGEINQSEMMYVNNIFDFDERVAREIMTPRTEMIYFSLEDSFEENMEIIREGQFTRYPVADEDKDNIVGLVNLKEVFTGKLNNDEPATIEDYIRPIIHISEATPIRQLLLRMQKDRIHMAIVNDEYGGTAGLVTVEDILEEIVGDIRDEFDEDEVPDFETIDDTTYLVAGRVSLDDINQKLDIHLEDDEVDTIGGWFFTHNLEAEVGTVMEFEGYTFMLAEKDGYQIKRVKITKASSEEPSEQE comes from the coding sequence ATGATTAATTTACTTGCGGTTGCTGTTTTAATCGCATTAACTGCTTTTTTTGTTATGTCAGAGTTTGCTATTGTAAAAATTCGAAGTACACAACTGGAGCCACATATTGCAGCAGGGAAAAAATCAGCTGCTATGGCAAAAAACGTTGTCACGCATCTGGATGAGTATCTATCCGCTTGTCAATTAGGGATTACCATTACAGCACTTGGAATTGGACGTTTAGCAGAGCCGACATTTGAAAGAATGCTGCATCCGCTTTTGGAAACTGTTCATATAGGACCGGGCTTTGTGACGACGCTCTCTATTATTATTTCCATTCTCATTGCTACATTCTTGCATGTTGTTATTGGAGAACTTGCTCCTAAAACATTAGCAATTCAAAAAGCAGAGAAGGTCACGTTAATGACAGCAAGACCTTTAACGTGGTTTTATCGACTAATGTTTCCATTTATCTGGTTTTTAAATGGATCAGCTAGGTTATTAACGAAAGCAATCGGTTTAAAACCAATGAGTGGACATGAAGAGACGCATACAGAAGAAGAGTTGCGTTTAATTTTGGCTGACAGCTACAAAAGTGGTGAAATCAACCAATCTGAAATGATGTATGTAAACAATATTTTTGACTTTGACGAACGGGTAGCCAGAGAAATTATGACGCCAAGAACAGAAATGATTTATTTTTCTCTGGAGGATAGTTTTGAGGAAAATATGGAGATCATTCGTGAAGGACAATTTACACGTTATCCTGTTGCCGATGAAGATAAGGACAATATTGTCGGGTTAGTCAATTTAAAAGAGGTATTTACCGGGAAATTAAATAATGATGAACCTGCGACGATTGAAGATTATATCCGGCCAATCATCCATATTTCTGAAGCAACACCAATTCGACAACTTCTCTTAAGAATGCAAAAAGACCGTATTCACATGGCAATTGTGAATGATGAATATGGTGGTACGGCAGGGTTGGTTACTGTCGAGGATATATTAGAAGAAATTGTTGGGGATATCCGTGATGAGTTTGATGAAGACGAAGTACCTGATTTTGAAACCATCGATGATACGACTTATTTGGTAGCTGGCAGAGTCAGTTTAGATGATATCAATCAAAAATTAGACATTCATTTGGAAGACGATGAAGTAGATACGATAGGCGGATGGTTCTTCACACACAACCTTGAAGCCGAAGTAGGAACCGTGATGGAATTTGAGGGGTATACATTTATGCTTGCTGAAAAAGATGGATATCAAATAAAAAGAGTGAAAATCACGAAGGCCTCGTCGGAAGAACCGTCTGAACAAGAATAG
- a CDS encoding BCCT family transporter, with amino-acid sequence MRKKNKSFLNPVFFISASVVLALVVVGAVNPTGFQSVATRLFGFTTHNFGWLYLIAVFVFVVFLIGICISKYGKIKLGSKNSKPEFGFFPWIGMLFSTGFGSGLVFWGVAEPMSHFFDTPFPGLEPQTEEAARVAMGYAFFNWGISQWAVFALVGLVIAYLQFRKGKDGLISTAVKPVVGNNPVTTTSINSLAVIATVMGVATSLGLGIMQMSGGLSSVFELPDGVWMQVSIALAMLLIYLLSSVSGLNRGMKWLSSINLSFCLILLVFVFVTGPTVFVLESFVLGLGDYFTNFVAYSLRLTPYTGDDWVVDWTIFYWAWAISWSPFVGAFVARVSRGRTIRQYIFGVLVASPAIACVWIAVFGGTSLYSDLNNGTMIAEAVDHDLAVALFETFGTLPLSTITSFMAIVLIFTFLVTSADSATYILGSMTSKGSMNPTLITKFIWGGLITAIAVVLLVAGGLEALQTASLTSALPFVVIIIILMISFIKMLQRDEKDRVKN; translated from the coding sequence ATGAGAAAAAAGAATAAAAGCTTCTTAAATCCGGTTTTCTTTATATCAGCATCTGTGGTTTTAGCTTTGGTTGTTGTCGGTGCTGTTAACCCAACCGGGTTTCAAAGCGTAGCAACAAGACTATTTGGTTTCACAACACATAATTTCGGGTGGCTATATCTTATAGCTGTCTTTGTATTTGTCGTATTTTTGATTGGGATATGCATTAGTAAATACGGGAAAATAAAGTTAGGTAGTAAAAATTCAAAACCTGAATTTGGTTTTTTCCCTTGGATTGGAATGCTGTTTTCTACAGGTTTCGGATCCGGCCTTGTGTTCTGGGGAGTAGCAGAACCAATGAGTCATTTTTTTGATACGCCATTTCCGGGTCTGGAACCGCAAACAGAAGAAGCTGCAAGAGTAGCAATGGGATACGCTTTTTTTAATTGGGGCATTAGCCAGTGGGCTGTTTTTGCATTAGTTGGACTAGTTATCGCCTATTTACAATTTCGAAAAGGAAAAGACGGTTTAATTTCCACAGCTGTTAAACCGGTTGTTGGTAATAATCCAGTAACAACTACTTCTATTAATTCACTTGCAGTTATTGCTACGGTTATGGGTGTAGCTACTTCACTAGGGTTAGGAATTATGCAAATGAGTGGTGGTTTATCCTCTGTCTTTGAGCTGCCTGATGGTGTTTGGATGCAAGTTTCCATTGCTTTGGCAATGCTGCTTATATATCTGCTTTCGTCTGTCAGCGGTTTAAATCGCGGGATGAAATGGCTTAGTTCGATTAATTTATCTTTTTGTCTTATCCTGCTTGTTTTTGTATTTGTCACAGGACCAACTGTATTTGTCTTAGAATCGTTTGTTTTAGGTTTGGGTGATTACTTCACCAACTTTGTAGCGTATAGCTTGCGTTTAACACCGTATACAGGAGATGATTGGGTAGTAGACTGGACTATTTTCTATTGGGCGTGGGCGATTTCTTGGTCACCATTTGTTGGTGCATTTGTAGCCCGTGTATCCAGGGGACGCACCATACGCCAGTATATTTTTGGTGTTCTGGTAGCATCTCCTGCTATTGCTTGTGTATGGATTGCTGTTTTTGGCGGCACCAGCTTATATAGTGATTTAAATAATGGAACAATGATTGCGGAAGCAGTGGACCATGATTTAGCGGTAGCATTATTTGAAACATTTGGTACTTTACCGCTTAGTACCATTACTTCTTTCATGGCAATTGTTCTGATTTTTACTTTTCTTGTAACTTCAGCGGACTCTGCAACTTATATCTTAGGAAGTATGACTTCCAAGGGGAGCATGAATCCGACGCTGATTACAAAATTCATCTGGGGCGGTTTGATTACTGCGATTGCAGTTGTATTATTAGTCGCCGGCGGATTAGAAGCATTACAGACGGCCTCTCTTACATCTGCATTGCCGTTTGTGGTTATTATTATAATTTTGATGATTTCTTTTATAAAGATGTTGCAAAGAGACGAAAAAGACAGGGTGAAAAATTAA
- a CDS encoding NlpC/P60 family protein, with protein MKKTVVTLTAASVVGLSSVFFAGPVKAESVEELETEQSQVQDDRDSVQSNLSDAENEVADVLVELQDLQTEIDDLNAALEKNEQKLDETEEGISTREDEVSELKEEIEELEEAIDKRTDILKERAVALQQNGGDISYLEVVFGAQDFSDFVSRVSAVNKISDSDLALLEQQEEDKNDVAEKQESVESKLDELNQLQTDLTGINNTITDQKDAAEDKETSLKDKEGELTALIDDLEIKDSRLAAIEQDVADRLEVATAPAPETLVASASVGSEEDNSDEEAEAEEEAASDSEDEANEPEQEETASNGAQEDTSSNTESSNNSDSSDTEESSSDNNESSSNSESSESDDSSNSSDSSSSSNSSGTSNTSGSSNSSGSSSSGGSSNSDDSTSGSSGSNNNDSGNSGSTGGSEGSNNSGQGDNGNGSGGNTGSGISGVISAAQSQTYQNTYVWGGKSPSSGFDCSGFVSWAFAQAGYSIPSYTGALVSTGTSVSESDMQKGDLVFFNTNGTNGHVGIYLGGGKFIGSQSSTGVAVADMNSGYWADNFSGTVRRVQ; from the coding sequence TTGAAAAAGACAGTAGTGACATTAACTGCGGCTTCCGTAGTAGGCTTGAGCAGTGTTTTTTTTGCGGGGCCGGTAAAAGCAGAATCAGTTGAAGAATTGGAAACGGAACAATCTCAGGTACAGGACGATCGTGATTCTGTACAATCTAATCTATCAGATGCAGAAAATGAAGTAGCAGATGTTTTAGTAGAATTACAAGATTTACAAACAGAAATTGACGATTTAAATGCTGCTCTTGAAAAAAATGAGCAAAAATTAGATGAAACAGAAGAAGGTATTTCGACAAGAGAAGATGAAGTTAGTGAACTGAAAGAAGAGATTGAAGAATTAGAGGAAGCAATCGACAAACGAACAGATATTTTAAAAGAACGTGCAGTAGCTTTGCAACAAAATGGCGGAGATATCAGCTATCTTGAAGTAGTATTCGGAGCACAGGATTTTAGTGATTTTGTCAGCCGTGTTTCTGCAGTAAACAAGATTTCTGATTCTGATTTAGCTTTGCTGGAACAACAAGAAGAAGATAAAAACGATGTTGCTGAAAAACAAGAATCCGTTGAGTCAAAACTTGATGAATTAAACCAATTACAAACAGATTTAACAGGTATTAATAATACGATTACTGATCAAAAAGATGCTGCTGAGGATAAAGAAACTTCTTTAAAAGATAAAGAAGGTGAGTTAACAGCACTTATTGATGATTTAGAAATTAAAGATTCCCGTTTAGCTGCTATCGAGCAGGATGTAGCTGATCGTCTGGAAGTAGCAACTGCTCCAGCACCGGAAACATTGGTAGCAAGTGCGAGCGTCGGTTCTGAGGAAGATAACAGCGATGAAGAAGCCGAAGCTGAAGAAGAAGCTGCAAGTGATTCTGAAGACGAAGCAAATGAACCGGAACAAGAAGAAACTGCTTCAAACGGTGCGCAAGAAGATACATCTTCAAATACAGAAAGCAGTAATAACAGTGACTCTTCTGATACAGAGGAATCAAGCTCTGATAACAATGAATCAAGTTCAAATAGTGAATCTAGCGAATCCGACGATTCAAGTAATTCAAGCGATTCAAGCAGCTCTAGTAATTCTAGCGGTACAAGCAATACGAGTGGATCTAGCAATTCAAGCGGTTCAAGTAGTTCTGGCGGCTCTAGCAACTCTGATGATAGTACAAGCGGATCCAGTGGTTCGAACAATAATGACTCCGGTAATTCAGGTAGCACCGGCGGATCAGAAGGGTCAAATAATTCTGGTCAAGGTGATAACGGCAATGGTTCAGGAGGAAATACAGGTTCTGGAATCAGCGGAGTAATTAGCGCTGCACAGAGTCAAACATATCAAAACACATATGTTTGGGGAGGAAAAAGCCCTAGCTCCGGTTTTGATTGCTCCGGATTTGTTTCTTGGGCATTTGCGCAGGCAGGATATTCTATCCCGTCTTACACTGGTGCATTGGTGAGTACAGGTACGTCTGTTTCTGAGAGTGATATGCAAAAAGGAGATTTAGTCTTCTTTAATACAAATGGTACGAATGGCCATGTCGGTATTTATCTTGGCGGCGGGAAATTCATTGGTTCTCAAAGCAGTACCGGTGTTGCTGTTGCAGATATGAACAGCGGTTACTGGGCTGATAACTTCAGCGGAACAGTACGTCGTGTACAATAA